A single genomic interval of Amblyomma americanum isolate KBUSLIRL-KWMA chromosome 11, ASM5285725v1, whole genome shotgun sequence harbors:
- the LOC144111444 gene encoding uncharacterized protein LOC144111444 isoform X2 produces MKHFHLASLRVYTVQAQAPFKAELVQPTIAITRVGEYAAAVAGAGLSPSGNHCITFSLAAVKYSGSNDIGDAANAVEKVMYCSDEYKRKSATKAATDLSHFVRNTDALFVFDTPEGFEEKVKKISVLPGACVLLDDVYYDNHKCECVDKNLKMLRTARVVLWRTLKG; encoded by the exons ATGAA GCATTTTCATCTGGCGTCGCTCCGAGTCTACACTGTTCAGGCGCAGGCCCCTTTCAAAGCAGAGCTTGTCCAACCAACAATAGCCATT ACCCGCGTGGGAGAGTACGCAGCGGCGGTAGCCGGCGCCGGCCTGTCGCCCTCTGGGAACCATTGCATCACCTTCAGCCTGGCCGCCGTCAAGTACAGCGGGTCCAATGACATTGGAGATGCCGCTAACGCCGTCGAAAAGGTCATGTACTGCTCG GATGAGTACAAAAGAAAGAGCGCAACCAAGGCTGCCACGGATCTGTCGCATTTTGTACGGAACACAGACGCCCTGTTTGTCTTCGATACTCCTGAAGGATTTGAGGAAAAG GTCAAGAAGATCAGTGTGCTGCCAGGCGCTTGCGTCCTATTGGACGACGTGTACTACGACAACCACAAGTGCGAGTGTGTCGACAAGAACTTGAAGATGCTGCGCACTGCACGCGTGGTTCTATGGCGCACTCTAAAGGGCTGA
- the LOC144109601 gene encoding uncharacterized protein LOC144109601, whose protein sequence is MAELSMMRSSMMRSGMRSGISRIAIQQPRSAGTVCMQYIVVLLVIFMTMFIVGIGVYFAFIKKDKAPVEEEEEVISSQKCNEVTFLRKCPNSSHATVLCVSPSKVD, encoded by the exons ATGGCGGAGTTGTCGATGATGCGCTCCAGCATGATGCGGTCCGGCATGCGGTCAGGGATATCCAGGATCGCCATCCAGCAGCCACG ATCTGCCGGCACCGTCTGCATGCAGTACATCGTCGTGCTTCTCGTCATCTTCATGACCATGTTCATAGTCGGCATCGGGGTCTATTTTGCCTTCATCAAAAAAG ACAAGGCGCCTGTGGAAGAAG AGGAGGAAGTCATTTCGTCCCAGAAAT GCAATGAAGTGACCTTCCTGCGTAAGTGTCCTAACAGCAGCCATGCTACGGTGCTCTGTGTATCTCCGAGCAAAGTTGACTGA
- the LOC144111444 gene encoding uncharacterized protein LOC144111444 isoform X1: MKHFHLASLRVYTVQAQAPFKAELVQPTIAIQTRVGEYAAAVAGAGLSPSGNHCITFSLAAVKYSGSNDIGDAANAVEKVMYCSDEYKRKSATKAATDLSHFVRNTDALFVFDTPEGFEEKVKKISVLPGACVLLDDVYYDNHKCECVDKNLKMLRTARVVLWRTLKG; the protein is encoded by the exons ATGAA GCATTTTCATCTGGCGTCGCTCCGAGTCTACACTGTTCAGGCGCAGGCCCCTTTCAAAGCAGAGCTTGTCCAACCAACAATAGCCATT CAGACCCGCGTGGGAGAGTACGCAGCGGCGGTAGCCGGCGCCGGCCTGTCGCCCTCTGGGAACCATTGCATCACCTTCAGCCTGGCCGCCGTCAAGTACAGCGGGTCCAATGACATTGGAGATGCCGCTAACGCCGTCGAAAAGGTCATGTACTGCTCG GATGAGTACAAAAGAAAGAGCGCAACCAAGGCTGCCACGGATCTGTCGCATTTTGTACGGAACACAGACGCCCTGTTTGTCTTCGATACTCCTGAAGGATTTGAGGAAAAG GTCAAGAAGATCAGTGTGCTGCCAGGCGCTTGCGTCCTATTGGACGACGTGTACTACGACAACCACAAGTGCGAGTGTGTCGACAAGAACTTGAAGATGCTGCGCACTGCACGCGTGGTTCTATGGCGCACTCTAAAGGGCTGA